The genomic interval CCTCCCGGCGAAGGGCCGTTGTTCTGTTCTGGCTCTTTTCTAGTCCTTGCCCGGGCCCGGAAGCAACTCGTCGATCCTGCCGGTCAGGCGGTAGGCCACCAGGCCGAGCCATTCGCGCGCGGCGGTTTCGGTGCGTGCAAGGCCGTCAGTCGACAGTTTGTTGAACGAGAGCAGATCGGCGCGGCCGCCGACGCGCCAATCCACCGGATAGGCCTCGACCGGAAATCCCGCCTTGCGAAACAGGCCCATGGAGCGCGGCATGTGATAGGCCGACGTCACCAATAGCCAGCGCTCGCCGGGTTTCGGGTCGACTATCGCCTTCGTGAACTGCGCATTCTCCTGGGTGTTGCGCGACTGCCGCTCGATGATCATCCGCTCCTTCGCGATGCCAAGTCCTTCCAGGATGGTCGCGGCATAGTCGCCTTCCTTGGCGTCGACCGCGATCAGATTGGCGCTGCCACCGGTGAAGACGACGCGCGCGTTGGGATAGCGCCGCGCGAGTGCAGCAGTGGCAAAGAGGCGATCGGCCGCGTTGCGCACCACGGGCGTGTTGCGGGCCTCCGAGAGATCGGCATCGATCGGTCCGCCCAGCACAATGATGCCGTCGGGCGCGCCGCGCGCGGCGTCCCATGCCGGAAAGCGCTGCTCCAGCGGATAGATCAGGATGCTGCCGAGCGGCGCAAATCCGCACAACGCGAGCAGCGCCATTGTCACGACGAGCAATTTGCGGCCGAGCGAAGCAAAGCGCGTCGCGAGCAGCAGGATCCCGACGACGCCGAGCTCGATCAGGAGATTGATCGGCATGAAGACCATGCCGAGGGTTTTGGAGAGCACGAAAAACAGGGGAAGCCTCTTGGGATATTTGCTACAGCCTCATACGCTGTCTCCGCCGCGAGCCCAAGGGCATTCACAAACCCCATTCAAGAGCGCATTCCGAGGTCGTCGAAATGGCCCATCATCACCTGCAATCCAGCCCGAAGACCTGCCACTGGGGCTTTTTCGAAGCCAAACTTGCGCCGGTGCTCGCAATCGACAGCGGCGACGAGGTCACGATCGACACGATCAGCGGCGGGCCGGACGTGGTGCCCGATCGCAAGCAGTTTCACGTTCCGCCCGAATTGTTGGAGGTGCACGCGCAGAACGAACGGATGCTGCCCGGCCACATCCTCACCGGCCCGATCGCGATCAAGGGCGCGGAGCCCGGCGACGTGCTCGAGGTCAACATCCTCGACGTCACGCTGCGGCAGGACTGGGGCTACAATCTGATCAAGCCGCTGTCCGGCACCCTGCCCGACGATTTTCACGAGCTGCGCATCCTCAACATTCCGCTCGATCAAAAGCGCATGGTCGGCCGCCTGCCCTGGGGGCTTGATCTGCCCTTGAAACCGTTCTTCGGCGTGATGGGCACGGCACCGCCGCCGGCCTGGGGCCGCATCACCTCGCTG from Bradyrhizobium arachidis carries:
- a CDS encoding acetamidase/formamidase family protein gives rise to the protein MAHHHLQSSPKTCHWGFFEAKLAPVLAIDSGDEVTIDTISGGPDVVPDRKQFHVPPELLEVHAQNERMLPGHILTGPIAIKGAEPGDVLEVNILDVTLRQDWGYNLIKPLSGTLPDDFHELRILNIPLDQKRMVGRLPWGLDLPLKPFFGVMGTAPPPAWGRITSLIPRAMGGNLDNKELGAGATLYLPVFVAGALFSCGDGHGVQGDGEVCVTAIETALQGRFRFTLRKDLRLTYPRAETPTHYMTMAMDPDLDQCVVRALRDMIVLLGEKRNLSREDAYTLCSLAADLRVTQTVNGSKGIHCMIAKSVVHG
- a CDS encoding YdcF family protein; amino-acid sequence: MFFVLSKTLGMVFMPINLLIELGVVGILLLATRFASLGRKLLVVTMALLALCGFAPLGSILIYPLEQRFPAWDAARGAPDGIIVLGGPIDADLSEARNTPVVRNAADRLFATAALARRYPNARVVFTGGSANLIAVDAKEGDYAATILEGLGIAKERMIIERQSRNTQENAQFTKAIVDPKPGERWLLVTSAYHMPRSMGLFRKAGFPVEAYPVDWRVGGRADLLSFNKLSTDGLARTETAAREWLGLVAYRLTGRIDELLPGPGKD